The DNA sequence TGATTTTCAAGAACTACACATCAATCAGAGTTGGTTGAAGGCTTCATTAACAAAGAAAAATAGTACACACAATAATTAACAAAAGGACAATACTAATATACAGGGTTCAAGATTCTGATATCTTCAAGAATTAGACGTGATACAATTAATTGAACATCCCGCCTCATATATCGTAACAAGAAATGGAAAGTTCGAGATTTTGTATATAAAAACGGAGTACTAAACTATTTTTTCTGgagtcaaattcttgaacttgcGTATTCTCAACAAAAATTCAACCACTGTATAACTGTGAAAAATATTTCTTTCTTATAGACTGTAAGAGAAAGGACAAGAAATTGGGGGAGGAGAGAGTATCAAATCAGAAGGCAGTATAATCATGATATATCTGATTAATTAACTAGAAGCAGGGGCCATAATTACATCACCCTACAATTATATACAAATTTTTATAAGCAACTTCAAATCAGGAATGCGTCAAATGTAAGGAAGATGGTCTACAGCATAGTGATAGAGATATCAGGAGTCCCACAAGACAGAAGAGGCAGACAAGAGAATTGAGATATTAAGTTATTTAACTAAAACCTAAGAGCACTTGGTATACTTTATAACTAACAAAGAAGATCAGTTGGCCACCAACTGCAATTCTCATGTCACAGACCAACTTGAGAATACCTGACTCAAGGACAATTGTATAGTATTGTTTTCGAGTAATGTACAATTACAGAAATTTAAATAATCACATACTCGTATTTTAGAGTCGATTAACGACTTCTTGTTTATGCAGAGAAGAAAGACTCTGATAAAAgggataattatataatttatatcACAAGCATCATTACAATAGATGTATTCTTTAGGGGTCATAGAGTGGATAAATCTATACATTTAACAATCACATAATAAATCTAATACACAAATAAGAATAGGTGTTGCAGTTCATACTTATTTTTAGCTCTGCCTCATGTGACAATGCTTATTATCTTTCTCTGGCTCTGGTAAAACAATTCAGTAACTCCAAAGACAATCATATTCCAGTGCTCCAACTGAAGCTGTGGGCGCTTGTTGATCATCGAATGTCCTTTTTCCCATATCGAGATTTGACACAACTGAGGAGATTTCAGTGTTTACTTCAGTGCTTAAACCTGTTTCCTGAGAGACACTCGCCATATCCTTCTCTGTTTTGAGAAACTGTCTCATATTTGGACCATAATTCTCAAACAAACCCCTTAGAATGGACTGATCTTGCATGGTGACAGTACTTGGATACTGAAAATTCACTGGAATCTGAGCAGATTGGACTCCAGAATACAAATTTGGCTGCGAAAACCTCTGGAGAAATTCAGATGTATTGGAAGACATAGGGTAACCTGGATTGTTGTTGAAATAACAGAACATGTCTTTCTGTGATGATTGGATGTCAGTAGCATTGGAGAAGCAGGGCACGTGATGTGACTCTGTAGCAGTAGTTGTTAATCGGCCACCACTCGAAGAATCCAAAAGCTGTGGCATAACAGCTGGAATCATTTCATCATCATTAGCATTCAAACTCATTAATCCAGAGATATGAATTTTCTTTCCTCCGGATGTTTTCTTAAACACCCTGCAAATCACCCACTCATTCTGCAGTTCAATAAATAAAAAAACACTCAGTAAAAAATGTAATGACCAAAAAGAATAAGCTAATAGCCTAATACATTGAATGTAGATGTATATGATGCATGTACCTTTGCAGTTTTTGGTAAATTATGGATGGAAAATTTACCCTCCAACCTATATTCATGAATCACCCAATTACTCTTTTCACCTTTGGGAGCTCTTCCTCTGTAGAAAACCAAAGTCTTTTTCATTCCAACCAGAGATTTTCCTCGAAAAATCTCCTTATCTTTTCCGGTTGCTTTCCAGTACCCTGCAGTAGTGGCTCGGTTTGTTCTCAGCCCGGTTGGGTACTTCTTGTCCCTCACACAGAAAAAATACCACTCCTTTTCCCCCATTTTTGCTCTCCCTTTATTCAAAAACAAAAACAATACAAAAGTCAGCACATAAcaaaaaatgaataaatcacaaACTATCTAACAAAATGAAACTAAATATTCTCACTTGGTAAATCCCACGGTTCAATCTTGTTCATATCAACTTCTCCAATAGCTGTAGCTGAGAAGTTACTGTCAATAACTTTCTTAGATAAATAATGAGTTATCAGCTCTTCATCAGTCGGATGAAATCGAAAACCCGGAGGAAGATACACCTGCTCATCTTCCTTGCCAGTGAAATTCTCCATGATTTCCAATAACCTCTAACAAGAAAAATAACCTTTTCACAACTAGTAAAGAAAAAAACTTAAAGTAAATACTAGAAAGACTCGAAGAGAATAAAAAATTTAGCAAGAAAATAAAGAAGCAAGCTTTAAATAGGAGACAAGTGAATGGAAGAGAAAGCTATAGGCAATGAAAAAGGGAAAGAAAGGGAAAGAAAGAAGCCATAGAGAGAGGAAAGAAAGTAGCTTAAAGAGATGGGAAATGTTGAGAAGAAAAACAGAAGTATGAGGAACATAAGGCTCTATATAGTGGTGTTTTTGAAAAGGAAATAGAAACGTGGCTCCAAAGGAAACTATGCTAAGGAGTAAGGAGAGGTTTGTTTTACAGACAATCAGGTTTTATCTATTTTTGATTAACTTAATTACATTACACGTCTTCTTAACACTAAATACATTCAGATTATCTGCATGTATCCACTACTACATATCAAACATGAATTTTGATGTACTAACTTTTTTAGGCCTTACAAAATTAAGAGTCCCATGGTTTTGTCAACAAAAGAATCTTAATTCCAGCAATTAAAAAATTAACTTTTTAAAAGTGTGTACTAAGTTTATGCCATTAGCTTTCATTAACAACTCCTATTTCTGGAGTGGATATGCAACATGAATAAATGGCTGTATAGATTTGACAAAACGAATATTTTACATAACATACTGTTTCTCTTTTTAATTATTTTGCCGTTAAGGTTCTCTTTACATACCAGTACACATGTTTCATAATTAagtattatataaataaaaatcaaaaccAGGATAAAATAACCTTTATTGGATTTGTTCACGGTAGTTTTTCATTCAACGATAAAGTTTAATGTAATTTCTCATCTTATGTTCCAGCATCTCTAACAAACACTTAAATTGATTTTTAAGTTGGAATTGAGGagttaaaataaattttttgcTCCAAGTCCATGAGATTTTTAATGATTTTTATGATCAATAAGAGTTTATTTTCTCTACTATTTTTAAACTCTTAAATAATATTATACAATATAACTTCATCTCCAACAATAAGAAGTTAGTTGGAAATGTtctttattattaatattatttttttgaagTTAAACTAAATCCCATGAAAAAATAGATATACCAACCAATAATAATTGTACCAACTTTTTTGTAGTATAATAAAATTCATCTATCACTAATTGCATCAGTAATCTGTTAACAATACTctattaagatttatttttgagtTTTAGCATTATTTCCTCACAAATAAAACTACTGATGAAAACAACTGTATGCAAGATTAGAAAATAGCTTCTACATCAGCCCCCGAAATTAGTCTAAGCTCCATTAGTTCATCTCAAATGACAGGTTTACCCTCACTAATCCTAAACATAATGACGCTTGTAATATTCTTTGCTTAGTTAAGTGACGCGTGGCCCTAAAGGGCGGAAAAGTCAAATTGCATCCCAGGGTTTCGGATTAGTTTCTTAGTCTATCCTTATCTTATATAATAATCACAAAAGGAGTTAGCTTTTTAGTTGTGAATTATTTTGCAATGAAGTATTGGATACACTTTTTCAAAGTTGTTAGAAATCAGAAAGAGTAGTAAAGGATCCTCTTTCCTCCTTGTCTTGAAGTGGTTCGGTTATCTTTTGGACTCTAGCCTTGTAAATGAAATATGAACTATTGCCTTTAATAATTACTCCCTCCGTTCCTCGTTTGGGTTGGGCACGGAGTTtaacaaaaaataataaaatagtagaaaaaaattaaaaaagtgAGTACAATAGTGAGATTGATTAATATTAAATGGGTATAGTAGAGAGAAGTAGTGGATAtagttattttaaaatttataaaaacttaccatttttggaaaattttggaatgtaaacaattggaaagaacatcccaaaaaggaaagtgtaaacaaatggtAGGGACAGCGGGAGTAATATATAAATATTCTTTTTAAGTAACACAAGAATAATTACCGTTCATATATTTTAGTCTCATTTAGAGCGTAAGAGTATCTCTGATGTTAATAAttaaactagcataataacccgtgcgagtcAGAATTTTTTTATGCATCATATGATGTTCTTAATTGTTTTCTTATTCGTAAATG is a window from the Apium graveolens cultivar Ventura chromosome 1, ASM990537v1, whole genome shotgun sequence genome containing:
- the LOC141661292 gene encoding NAC domain-containing protein 100-like — its product is MENFTGKEDEQVYLPPGFRFHPTDEELITHYLSKKVIDSNFSATAIGEVDMNKIEPWDLPRRAKMGEKEWYFFCVRDKKYPTGLRTNRATTAGYWKATGKDKEIFRGKSLVGMKKTLVFYRGRAPKGEKSNWVIHEYRLEGKFSIHNLPKTAKNEWVICRVFKKTSGGKKIHISGLMSLNANDDEMIPAVMPQLLDSSSGGRLTTTATESHHVPCFSNATDIQSSQKDMFCYFNNNPGYPMSSNTSEFLQRFSQPNLYSGVQSAQIPVNFQYPSTVTMQDQSILRGLFENYGPNMRQFLKTEKDMASVSQETGLSTEVNTEISSVVSNLDMGKRTFDDQQAPTASVGALEYDCLWSY